The Oceanicola sp. 502str15 region CAGGCGATCCTGCGTTGCTGATGCTCGGCAACATGGCGACCGAGGAAAGCATCCAGAATCTGCGGGATCAGCTTGGGCTGAACGATAGTCTCATTGAGCAGTTCGTCAGCTATCTCGGTGGGGTCGTCCGCGGAGACCTCGGGATTTCGCTCTTCACCTCGAACCCGGTCGCCGTCGACCTGATGGAACGCGCACCGGCGACGCTCGAGATGATCTTCTACGCCATGTTGCTGACCGTGCTGATCGGCGTGACCGTGGCCGTGCTCGCCGTGGTCCGTCCCGGCGGAGTTGCCGACTACATTAGCCGCTTCTACGGCATGGCAGCTGGCGCAATCCCCGACTTCTGGGTCGGCCTGCTGCTGATCTTCTTCCTCTTCTCGGTCTTGGGCGTCGCCCCGGCGCCCTTCGGCCGGATAGACCCGATGGTGACGCCCCCGCCGACGATCACCGGCTTCTACACCTTCGATGCGCTGATGACCGGTAATTTCGATGCCTTCAGATCGGCGGCCGGGCGCCTGATCCTGCCGGTGCTGACGCTCACGATCGTCAATGCCGGAGCGCTGATGAAGATGAGCAAGACGGCCTTCGCCGACATCTGGCGCGCAGATTTCATCCGCCACCAGCGGGCCAGTGGCCTGCCTCAGGGGCGCATCATCCGTAGTGCCCTGCGCAACAGCCTGCCGCCTGTCATCACGCTGGTGGGCTTTCTGATGGGCTTCCTGCTCGGCGCCGCGGTGCTGGTGGAAACGATCTTCTCCTGGGGCGGGCTTGGGCAGTACGCCGTGCAGGCCGTCACCTACTCCGACTACCCGGCACTGCAAGGCTTCGTGCTCGTCGCCGCCGTATTCATCCTCGTCGTCTATCTGGTCGTGGACATCCTCTACGAACTGACCGACCCCCGCATCCAGACGTGAGCAGCCTTATGAGAAGAACGGCCGACTTCCTTCGTTTCGTCATGCGCCGCCCCGGAGCGGCCTTCGGGCTCGCCCTGCTGATCCTGCAGATCGCAGCGATCCTTTTCGCGCCGCTGGTGGCCACCCATTCGCCGACGCAGGCCAACCCGCTCATGTCGCTCAAGCCGCCCTCGACGGAGCACTGGCTCGGAACCGACGTGTCGGGAATGGACATCTACTCGCGCATAGTGTTCGCCACACGCATCAATCTGCTCATCTCGGTCACGGCGGTGGCCACCGCCTTCCTCATCGGGGTGCCCATCGGGCTGGTCGTGGGCTACTATCGCAACTGGTCGAGCACGCTGGTGATGCGTGTCTTCGACTTCATCCAGTCGTTCCCCGTCTTCGTCCTCGGCATGGCGCTTGTCTCTGTGATGGGACAGGAGATCTGGAACGTCTCGATCGTGCTGGCCGTGCTCTTCGTGCCGGTCTTTGCCCGACTGATCCGGGCCGAAGCCCTGTCCCTGCGCGACCGTCCCTTCGTGGCGGCAGCACGCTGCTCCGGGGCGAGGGACCGCCAGATCATGTTCCGACATATCCTGCCCAATGCCCTGACGCCGGCCATCGTGCAGATTTCGATCTCGCTGGGCATGGCCATTCTGCTCACCGCCGGACTTTCCTTCATCGGGGCCGGAGTGCGGATGCCGACGCCCGAATGGGGCCTCATGGTCTCGGTCGGATCGCAGCAGATGATCCTTGGTGTCTGGTGGGTCGCCCTGTTCCCCGGGCTGGCAATCATCTTCTCCGTGCTGAGCTTCTCCCTGCTAGCGGACAGCCTGCGCGAATACGTGGACCCGCGGAGGGAGCGCCGCTGATGCAATCGACAAACACAAAACCGATCCTCACCACCGACGGCCTCAGCGTGGCTTTCGGCGACACCACCGTCCTCCACGACATCTCGCTCGAACTGCATCCCGACGAAGTGCTGGGAGTTGTCGGAGAGACGGGCGCCGGTAAGTCCGTGCTCGCCCGCTCCCTGATCGACTTGCTGCCCGGAAAGGGACGCATCAGCGGCGGGCAGGTGCTGATAGACGGAAAGAACCTTCAAGCGATGTCGCCACAGGAACGCCGGCAATTGCGCGGCGGGAAGATCTCGCTGATCGGCACCGATGCCAAGTCACTGCTCGACCCGGTCCGACCTGTCGGCGCCCAGGTGGCCGACGTGCTCCAGGCGCACAAGGGGCTCTCGGCGAAACAGGCGAAGGCCGAGGCCATCGAGATCTTCACCCAGGTCGGGATAGTTGACCCCGAAAGCCGCGCTGAGGCCTATCCGCACCAGCTTTCGGGTGGCATGGCACAGCGGGTCGTCATTGCCATGGCGCTCATCGCCGAGCCGGAGGTCATCCTGGCGGACGACGCAACTCTGGGGCTCGACGCGACGATCCAGGTGCAGGTGCTTGACCTGCTGCTGGCGCGCTGCCGCGAGGCCGGGGTGGCTGCTGTCATCATCACCCATGATCTGGGTATCGTTGCCCGCTACTGTAGCCGCGTCGCGATCATGCGCGACGGCCGCATCGTTGAAGACGGCGAGACCCGCACCTTTCTCAATCGGCCCTCCACGGCCTATGGTGCCGAATTGCTGAGTGCCGCTCGCGCTCGCCCTGTGCCGATGACGGTGCAGGATAGCGAAGAGGGTGCCGCCGACCAA contains the following coding sequences:
- a CDS encoding ABC transporter permease, with product MTLFAMWQRLPRFLRILLKRLPMVIPQVLGVIFVTFMLVRLLPGDPALLMLGNMATEESIQNLRDQLGLNDSLIEQFVSYLGGVVRGDLGISLFTSNPVAVDLMERAPATLEMIFYAMLLTVLIGVTVAVLAVVRPGGVADYISRFYGMAAGAIPDFWVGLLLIFFLFSVLGVAPAPFGRIDPMVTPPPTITGFYTFDALMTGNFDAFRSAAGRLILPVLTLTIVNAGALMKMSKTAFADIWRADFIRHQRASGLPQGRIIRSALRNSLPPVITLVGFLMGFLLGAAVLVETIFSWGGLGQYAVQAVTYSDYPALQGFVLVAAVFILVVYLVVDILYELTDPRIQT
- a CDS encoding ABC transporter permease, whose product is MRRTADFLRFVMRRPGAAFGLALLILQIAAILFAPLVATHSPTQANPLMSLKPPSTEHWLGTDVSGMDIYSRIVFATRINLLISVTAVATAFLIGVPIGLVVGYYRNWSSTLVMRVFDFIQSFPVFVLGMALVSVMGQEIWNVSIVLAVLFVPVFARLIRAEALSLRDRPFVAAARCSGARDRQIMFRHILPNALTPAIVQISISLGMAILLTAGLSFIGAGVRMPTPEWGLMVSVGSQQMILGVWWVALFPGLAIIFSVLSFSLLADSLREYVDPRRERR
- a CDS encoding ABC transporter ATP-binding protein, whose product is MQSTNTKPILTTDGLSVAFGDTTVLHDISLELHPDEVLGVVGETGAGKSVLARSLIDLLPGKGRISGGQVLIDGKNLQAMSPQERRQLRGGKISLIGTDAKSLLDPVRPVGAQVADVLQAHKGLSAKQAKAEAIEIFTQVGIVDPESRAEAYPHQLSGGMAQRVVIAMALIAEPEVILADDATLGLDATIQVQVLDLLLARCREAGVAAVIITHDLGIVARYCSRVAIMRDGRIVEDGETRTFLNRPSTAYGAELLSAARARPVPMTVQDSEEGAADQPIIEVVNLVKHFNTSSGHVVKAVDDVSFAIRPGETLALVGESGSGKTTVGQCLVRLLETDRGAVLFRGKDVLPLSDGLFRPLRRDIQMVFQEPYVALNPRWTVDRLVAEPLALNPEMKSAAQRRDRVMEMLELVGLRPAQAEAFPHELTAGEQKRVGMARALVTKPGFVVFDEPTTALDIRVRAQIIDLVRDLQSEMNLATLFITHDLNSVRSLAHRVAVMRYGKIVETGETERIFSRPRDNYTKMLLGAELPIESFAG